The following are encoded together in the Arcticibacterium luteifluviistationis genome:
- a CDS encoding Nif3-like dinuclear metal center hexameric protein has product MKIIIGLFFYGITFPCFSQLTANDVINKIKTEVNCDWAAQTVDNVKAGDPNTEVKGIATTFMATLEVLKKANARGLNFVITHEPSFYSHTDDLNIHADSPIQQAKLKFVEDNNMVVWRFHDHIHRNNPDMIYEGVVDVFDWQQYRKDDVYFEIPEMTLAEIVADIETKFGAKTLRIVGDPEEKFTKVGMALGASGSGSHFARLDNPNTELLIVGETNEWETVPYVQDAIELGYKKALIVMGHADSEEAGMDYFSKWLKGFYKTLPIEFIEAKNPYWRSK; this is encoded by the coding sequence ATGAAAATAATAATAGGCCTATTTTTTTACGGAATTACATTTCCTTGCTTTTCGCAACTCACTGCAAACGATGTTATTAATAAAATAAAGACGGAGGTAAACTGCGACTGGGCAGCTCAGACTGTTGATAATGTGAAAGCGGGTGACCCTAATACAGAAGTTAAGGGCATTGCTACCACTTTTATGGCAACACTGGAAGTGTTGAAGAAAGCCAATGCTAGAGGACTAAATTTTGTGATTACACATGAACCTAGCTTCTATTCTCATACAGATGATTTAAACATACATGCCGACTCGCCTATTCAGCAGGCAAAACTGAAGTTTGTGGAAGATAATAATATGGTGGTTTGGCGTTTTCATGACCATATACACAGAAACAATCCCGATATGATTTACGAGGGCGTGGTTGATGTATTTGACTGGCAACAGTATCGAAAAGATGATGTTTACTTTGAAATTCCTGAAATGACTTTGGCTGAAATAGTAGCGGATATCGAAACAAAGTTTGGAGCTAAAACACTCCGAATAGTGGGCGACCCAGAAGAGAAATTCACTAAAGTAGGTATGGCATTAGGAGCTTCTGGTTCGGGAAGTCATTTTGCTCGATTAGATAATCCGAATACAGAATTGCTAATAGTGGGAGAGACCAATGAATGGGAAACTGTACCTTATGTACAGGATGCCATAGAGTTAGGGTATAAAAAAGCCTTAATAGTAATGGGGCATGCAGATTCTGAGGAAGCGGGAATGGACTATTTTTCGAAATGGCTGAAGGGCTTTTATAAGACACTACCAATAGAATTTATTGAAGCTAAGAATCCTTATTGGCGTTCAAAATAG
- a CDS encoding energy transducer TonB, producing MENEKDLQTLDDMLFEGKNKAYGAYDLRQKYSSHLSKAFVLGVSGVVFISLSSFFVVKSQTKEVVHEDKPYTVVDLLDWHEPRVDLPIEEEQTPPVKQEVFEQVVIPEFVEPVADTKDIIEADVPTKEEIETAVISTIKQEGKASINTFENSGPIVQEGLSIKVPEPPVMPKVEKEFLRSEIMPEFNGGLKKMYKWFGRNLQYPRNASLNGVEGRVIVTFIVEKDGGISDVKVLKGIGFGCDEEAARVIKKMPKWNAGIQNGKTVRVRYTIPLSFQMN from the coding sequence ATGGAAAACGAGAAAGATTTACAAACATTAGACGACATGCTTTTTGAAGGGAAAAATAAAGCCTATGGTGCTTATGACCTTCGTCAGAAGTATAGTTCGCATTTATCAAAGGCATTTGTTTTAGGCGTTTCGGGTGTAGTTTTTATTTCACTTAGCAGCTTTTTTGTGGTGAAGTCTCAGACCAAAGAAGTGGTGCACGAAGATAAACCTTATACGGTTGTGGATTTGTTAGATTGGCATGAGCCACGAGTTGATTTACCCATAGAAGAAGAGCAAACTCCGCCGGTAAAACAAGAGGTTTTCGAACAAGTCGTAATTCCTGAATTTGTAGAGCCGGTGGCAGACACCAAAGATATTATAGAGGCAGATGTTCCTACAAAGGAAGAAATTGAAACAGCTGTAATTAGTACCATTAAGCAAGAAGGCAAAGCATCGATAAATACTTTTGAAAACTCTGGGCCAATAGTGCAGGAAGGTTTATCCATTAAAGTACCTGAACCACCTGTAATGCCTAAAGTGGAAAAGGAGTTTTTGAGGTCTGAAATTATGCCTGAGTTTAATGGCGGACTAAAGAAAATGTATAAATGGTTTGGGCGAAATCTTCAATATCCAAGAAATGCTTCCCTAAATGGGGTAGAAGGTAGGGTAATAGTGACCTTTATAGTAGAAAAAGATGGAGGCATATCAGATGTTAAAGTTTTAAAAGGAATTGGTTTTGGCTGTGATGAAGAAGCAGCACGTGTAATAAAGAAAATGCCAAAATGGAATGCAGGAATACAAAATGGTAAGACCGTAAGGGTCAGATATACTATCCCATTGAGTTTTCAAATGAATTGA
- a CDS encoding DUF4249 family protein, which translates to MKKRALLFLLLLTGCVEKFDFNISRENAGVVIESYIANMSYNESLVIPSDGEHFRVKVSQLSDVDNIRDEKIEDASVFLIDSEGNEWKYTASNVIPGEYVLFSNDFKAKQGVNYQLNVVLSGGEHFESSWETLPEIGNREVGDFKIEEERTQEYVYEAGEPVVKDIDGVNVSIQIPENVNQEKYNYRWSFDPLWQYTAELADVVQSERVICWVRNNFYQKDFVLQEDRNGGSLKELFFLKIKGNERAFQYFSTLVNQDILSDGYYNFWKELNAQKDKGGLFDQPPFGLTTNFKATNNEWTVNGYFGVVARSSKRWTLDPKELSYVIDNTILETCELRINEPGPKVDQCYFCDAYNMGDATVTPPDWWNLR; encoded by the coding sequence ATGAAAAAAAGAGCTTTATTATTCTTGTTGCTTCTTACGGGCTGTGTAGAAAAATTTGACTTCAATATTTCTCGCGAAAACGCGGGTGTAGTTATAGAGTCTTATATTGCTAATATGTCTTATAATGAAAGCCTTGTAATACCTTCCGATGGAGAGCATTTTAGGGTCAAGGTAAGTCAACTAAGTGATGTAGATAACATCAGAGATGAAAAAATAGAAGACGCGAGTGTATTCTTAATAGATAGCGAGGGAAATGAATGGAAGTATACCGCATCTAATGTAATACCGGGCGAGTATGTTTTGTTTAGTAACGATTTTAAGGCTAAACAAGGTGTAAATTATCAGTTAAATGTGGTATTAAGCGGAGGAGAACATTTTGAATCTTCTTGGGAAACCTTACCAGAAATTGGAAATAGGGAAGTAGGCGATTTTAAGATAGAAGAAGAGCGTACGCAAGAATACGTTTATGAAGCAGGCGAACCTGTAGTGAAAGATATTGATGGCGTTAATGTTTCTATTCAAATTCCTGAAAATGTAAATCAAGAAAAGTATAACTATAGGTGGTCATTTGACCCACTTTGGCAGTACACTGCCGAGCTAGCAGATGTAGTACAATCTGAAAGAGTGATTTGTTGGGTTAGAAATAACTTTTACCAAAAGGACTTTGTACTCCAAGAGGATAGGAACGGAGGTTCGCTTAAAGAGCTGTTCTTTTTGAAAATTAAAGGGAATGAAAGAGCTTTTCAATATTTCTCTACTTTGGTGAATCAAGATATACTTTCTGACGGTTATTATAATTTTTGGAAAGAATTAAATGCTCAAAAAGACAAAGGAGGTTTGTTTGACCAACCGCCTTTTGGTTTGACTACAAATTTTAAGGCAACAAATAATGAGTGGACTGTAAATGGTTACTTCGGGGTGGTGGCTAGAAGTAGTAAAAGGTGGACTTTAGACCCGAAAGAGTTGAGTTACGTTATAGATAATACTATTTTAGAAACTTGCGAACTTCGTATTAATGAGCCAGGGCCAAAAGTAGACCAGTGCTATTTTTGCGATGCCTATAATATGGGAGACGCTACTGTTACTCCGCCAGATTGGTGGAATTTGAGATAG
- a CDS encoding DUF4249 family protein — MKKYWFLVIAVGFTSCLEKYDFNVLNLNEGLVVEGSISNISFDASKSFPSNGRYFKVELSKTSDVTNQRDEKVNGAVVKIKTSQGQEFVYTDSGLGDGFYYLNEDLFEANANAEYQLEILLEDGQLIESDWEALPAGENEIGDFEYSEAIRENYVFEAGEKVIGTEKGLKVSLNVPNDNLDANQLVKWSFDPLWTFTAAMVPSDSPIRKCWVSSDQYLKNVVLGKFKKGGFEQELFFMETAGNWRLYDYFSVLVHQEKLSPGYYQFWKDLEAQGDKGGLFDQPPFGLNTNFTNTNGPWTVNGYFGVVNESTVRWTFNPKELSYVIEDDLYDFCLENGQNDPRLPPGQCYDCRAHTLGTAENTAPFWWEG; from the coding sequence GTGAAAAAATATTGGTTTCTCGTAATCGCCGTTGGGTTTACTTCTTGTCTTGAGAAGTATGATTTCAACGTATTAAACTTAAATGAAGGTTTGGTGGTAGAAGGCTCTATCTCTAATATTTCATTTGACGCGTCTAAGAGTTTTCCTTCAAATGGACGTTATTTTAAGGTAGAACTCTCAAAAACCAGCGATGTAACAAACCAAAGAGACGAAAAGGTAAATGGAGCAGTAGTCAAAATTAAAACCAGTCAAGGACAAGAGTTTGTTTATACCGATAGCGGCCTAGGTGATGGTTTTTACTATTTAAACGAAGATTTATTTGAGGCAAACGCTAATGCTGAATATCAATTAGAAATACTCTTAGAAGATGGGCAATTGATTGAGTCAGATTGGGAGGCTTTACCAGCAGGGGAAAATGAGATTGGTGACTTTGAGTATTCGGAGGCAATCAGAGAGAATTATGTGTTTGAGGCTGGTGAGAAGGTTATAGGTACTGAAAAAGGGCTGAAAGTAAGTCTTAATGTACCAAATGATAATTTGGACGCCAATCAATTGGTAAAATGGAGCTTTGATCCTTTATGGACATTTACTGCAGCTATGGTTCCTTCAGATAGCCCTATAAGAAAGTGTTGGGTTTCGTCAGACCAATACCTGAAAAACGTGGTTTTAGGTAAGTTTAAAAAAGGTGGTTTTGAACAAGAGTTATTCTTTATGGAAACAGCAGGTAACTGGCGTTTGTATGACTATTTCTCTGTTTTGGTTCATCAAGAAAAGTTAAGTCCAGGGTATTATCAGTTCTGGAAGGACTTAGAAGCACAAGGTGACAAAGGGGGGCTTTTTGACCAACCACCATTTGGCCTAAATACAAACTTTACTAATACTAATGGTCCTTGGACGGTTAATGGTTATTTCGGTGTAGTTAATGAAAGCACGGTTCGCTGGACATTTAATCCCAAAGAGCTTTCTTATGTTATAGAAGATGATTTGTATGATTTTTGCCTTGAAAATGGTCAAAACGACCCAAGGTTACCACCTGGGCAATGTTATGATTGCCGAGCCCATACTTTAGGAACTGCAGAAAATACAGCACCATTTTGGTGGGAAGGATAA
- a CDS encoding TonB-dependent receptor plug domain-containing protein, whose protein sequence is MKKVLSIFLCVISISASAQIEKQDFFIPASKNGMTLGQVAEEKRQEFGLEILFQNEGVKNTLIQDILVKRHFFDYVEDAFPGLIALRLKDQLYVVLENSLKSKLYDEDGNLNLFLRPLNAVTVKGRLVNKADYTPVNDAVVYNPDTKTGSMVDASGVFESNFYTDFLQLEIKHPGINKQSLAFIRNAAGEEAFLDIPLDTKLNYLEELRVTATKADANVSDHRSGIQKMSISTIKQIPTFLGEIDPIRSITTMPGVTSSGDLGAGYNVRGGETSQNLILQDGALIFNPSHLFGFFSSFNPDIIQSIQLLKGCGPSGYGGRVASVLDIQTRNGDVTKFKVKGGVGLISSRLTAEGPIQEGKSSFLISGRSSYSDWLIHQYDDIDLKNSTAKFNDISGKLFFTFGEDDILTITGYRSADDFRFGSSETYSWQTANVSSNWNHKISDKFRSDLVVASSNYKSSELSDDELFGYINNNQVNVLTGNLNFNYLKSEKYGLDFGVSANRYKILPGESRPNSVRSQSEALDIDTQYGLEFAAYVENSIDLTPKLGIDVGLRYAHFLRQGPGEIYTLNYAVRDGRLPSVSDTETFEKGDIVSESSGFEPRLSLRYSLQESSSIKMAFSRTQQFVQQVSPTISPSPIDYWVLSSNNLKPQRSNQFSVGYFNNFNENKLEASVEAFYNKTFNSLDYLDGVDLKLNPFYEAGLAQGVGEAYGLEFFLKKRGGLFNGWIAYTLSKSWRTFDSEFEGQSINDGARYPSTFDQPHQLSVVMNVNMPNRVVFSSNITYNSGRPITIPISKYSYDDLLSINNYSGRNQYRSPDYMRLDVSFAFNGKHLEDKFLSGDLIFSVFNLLSRKNAYAIWFDNTGQAFKTSVLASMFPSLTYNFSIN, encoded by the coding sequence TTGAAAAAAGTACTATCAATTTTCCTTTGTGTTATAAGTATTTCCGCTTCTGCACAAATAGAAAAACAAGATTTCTTTATTCCAGCTTCCAAAAATGGAATGACTCTAGGTCAAGTAGCCGAAGAAAAACGTCAAGAGTTTGGTCTTGAAATTCTTTTCCAAAACGAAGGAGTTAAAAATACTCTTATTCAAGACATTTTAGTAAAAAGGCATTTCTTTGATTATGTGGAAGACGCCTTTCCTGGCCTTATAGCTTTAAGATTAAAGGACCAATTGTACGTAGTACTTGAAAACTCTCTTAAGTCAAAGTTATATGACGAAGACGGGAATCTCAATTTGTTCTTACGTCCTTTGAACGCAGTAACCGTTAAAGGAAGACTGGTTAACAAAGCAGATTATACGCCAGTGAATGATGCCGTAGTGTATAATCCAGATACGAAGACGGGTTCTATGGTAGATGCATCTGGTGTTTTTGAGAGTAACTTTTATACTGATTTTCTTCAATTAGAGATAAAGCATCCTGGTATAAATAAGCAGAGTTTGGCGTTCATTAGAAATGCGGCAGGGGAAGAAGCTTTTTTAGATATCCCTTTAGATACTAAACTTAATTACTTGGAAGAGCTAAGAGTAACGGCCACCAAAGCCGATGCCAATGTAAGTGACCACCGGTCTGGTATTCAGAAAATGAGTATCTCAACCATTAAACAAATTCCGACCTTTTTAGGTGAAATAGATCCTATTAGGAGTATCACTACCATGCCAGGGGTGACATCGAGTGGTGATTTAGGTGCTGGTTATAATGTTAGAGGTGGTGAAACAAGTCAAAACTTGATTCTTCAGGATGGAGCCTTAATTTTTAATCCAAGTCATTTGTTCGGATTCTTTTCTTCTTTTAATCCTGATATTATTCAGAGTATTCAGCTTTTAAAAGGTTGTGGGCCTTCTGGTTACGGGGGTAGAGTGGCGTCTGTTTTAGATATACAAACGAGAAATGGTGATGTTACTAAGTTTAAAGTAAAGGGTGGTGTAGGTTTAATTTCTAGTAGATTAACAGCTGAGGGTCCTATTCAAGAAGGGAAGTCTTCTTTCTTAATAAGTGGACGAAGCTCGTACTCTGATTGGTTAATACATCAGTATGATGATATTGATTTAAAGAACTCTACAGCAAAGTTTAACGATATATCAGGAAAGCTTTTCTTTACATTTGGTGAAGATGATATCTTGACTATAACAGGATATAGAAGTGCTGATGACTTTAGGTTTGGAAGTTCTGAAACTTATTCTTGGCAAACGGCAAACGTGTCCTCAAACTGGAACCACAAAATTTCAGATAAATTCAGGTCTGACTTGGTGGTTGCTTCTAGTAACTATAAGTCATCAGAGCTTAGTGATGATGAACTTTTCGGATATATTAATAATAATCAAGTCAATGTTTTAACTGGAAACTTAAATTTCAATTATTTGAAATCTGAGAAATACGGACTCGATTTTGGAGTAAGTGCCAATAGGTACAAGATTCTGCCAGGGGAATCAAGACCAAACTCAGTAAGAAGCCAATCAGAAGCATTGGATATAGATACTCAGTACGGTTTGGAGTTTGCGGCTTATGTAGAAAATAGTATTGATCTTACACCAAAATTAGGGATAGATGTAGGGCTTCGTTACGCACATTTCCTAAGACAAGGGCCTGGTGAAATTTATACGCTTAACTATGCTGTTAGAGATGGAAGGTTGCCTAGCGTTTCAGATACTGAAACATTTGAAAAAGGTGATATAGTTTCAGAGTCTTCGGGTTTTGAGCCGAGGCTCTCTTTAAGATATAGTTTGCAGGAGTCATCTTCTATAAAAATGGCTTTTTCTAGAACGCAACAGTTTGTTCAGCAAGTTTCGCCTACCATCAGTCCGTCGCCTATTGACTATTGGGTACTTAGTAGTAATAACCTTAAACCCCAGCGTAGCAATCAGTTTTCGGTAGGATACTTCAACAATTTCAATGAAAACAAATTAGAGGCGTCTGTAGAGGCTTTTTATAATAAGACTTTTAATTCTTTAGACTACTTAGATGGTGTTGATTTAAAGTTAAACCCATTTTACGAGGCTGGTTTGGCTCAAGGGGTGGGTGAAGCTTATGGTTTAGAGTTTTTCTTGAAAAAACGTGGTGGACTTTTCAATGGTTGGATAGCCTACACTTTATCAAAGAGCTGGCGTACTTTTGATAGCGAATTTGAGGGGCAATCTATCAATGATGGAGCTCGCTACCCTTCTACGTTTGATCAGCCACATCAATTATCGGTGGTTATGAATGTCAATATGCCAAACAGGGTAGTTTTCTCTTCTAATATTACTTATAACAGCGGAAGGCCTATTACTATTCCTATTTCTAAGTACTCCTATGATGATTTGCTATCTATCAATAATTATTCAGGACGAAATCAATACAGAAGCCCCGATTATATGAGGCTTGATGTTTCTTTTGCTTTTAATGGAAAACATTTAGAAGACAAGTTCCTTTCTGGTGATTTGATATTCTCTGTTTTTAATCTTTTATCAAGGAAAAATGCTTACGCCATTTGGTTTGATAATACCGGACAAGCTTTTAAAACATCTGTATTAGCCTCAATGTTTCCTTCTCTTACTTATAACTTTTCTATAAACTAA
- a CDS encoding DUF4249 family protein, protein MIRVVFIFLFLALTSCNEKYDFNVTSDTPGIVIEASVSDISFTESIDFPSAGRYFSVRLSQTTTVDNVRDKLISGARVVLNDSEGNSWQYEENTTGTGLYYLRNDAFYAQDEVSYQLVISLVEGPRFESKWEKLPTTKNEIGGMSFDETNQGVFEWEAGERVIKEKDGVNVKIDVNGGAEKSRHFRWSFEPLWLYKSELAQIDSPVRYCWVTSRYDFKDFVLQEDNGKDAYQKQLFFLETKGNEFVYQYFSALIHQELISEDYYNFWRDFEAQKDKGGLFDQPPFGLSTNFTATNSDWTVNGYFGVVAEKTTRWEFTVDQLSYNVPNNLYDICEEISDRADQCVNCLLYNIGTPTNVTPWWWTRELN, encoded by the coding sequence ATGATAAGAGTAGTTTTTATATTTCTTTTTCTAGCATTGACTTCGTGTAATGAAAAATACGATTTCAACGTGACATCAGACACGCCTGGGATAGTTATAGAAGCTTCTGTTTCTGATATATCGTTTACAGAGTCAATAGATTTTCCTTCAGCCGGACGCTACTTTAGTGTGAGATTGAGTCAAACAACTACCGTAGACAATGTTAGAGATAAACTAATTAGTGGGGCTCGGGTAGTTCTTAATGATTCTGAAGGGAACTCATGGCAATACGAAGAAAATACAACAGGTACAGGGCTATACTATTTAAGAAATGATGCTTTTTATGCACAAGATGAAGTTTCTTATCAGTTGGTAATTAGCTTAGTAGAAGGGCCGCGTTTTGAGTCTAAATGGGAAAAGCTTCCTACCACAAAGAATGAAATAGGAGGGATGTCTTTTGATGAAACAAATCAAGGCGTATTTGAATGGGAGGCTGGCGAACGAGTAATTAAAGAAAAAGACGGCGTCAATGTGAAAATTGATGTAAATGGCGGGGCAGAAAAATCGAGACACTTTCGATGGAGTTTTGAGCCGCTTTGGCTTTATAAGTCGGAATTAGCACAAATTGATTCGCCGGTTAGGTATTGTTGGGTTACATCAAGGTATGATTTCAAAGACTTTGTTTTACAAGAAGACAATGGTAAAGATGCTTATCAAAAACAACTTTTCTTTTTAGAAACGAAAGGAAATGAGTTTGTATATCAATATTTCTCCGCATTGATTCATCAAGAATTGATTTCGGAAGATTATTATAACTTTTGGAGAGATTTTGAGGCTCAAAAGGATAAAGGAGGTCTTTTTGACCAACCACCGTTTGGCCTTTCAACTAATTTTACTGCGACTAATAGCGACTGGACGGTCAATGGGTATTTTGGTGTGGTAGCCGAAAAAACGACTCGGTGGGAATTTACTGTTGACCAGCTTTCTTATAACGTCCCAAACAATCTATATGATATTTGTGAAGAAATATCGGATCGAGCAGACCAATGTGTAAACTGCCTTTTATATAATATAGGAACACCAACTAATGTTACTCCTTGGTGGTGGACTAGAGAATTGAACTAA
- the nspC gene encoding carboxynorspermidine decarboxylase, with protein MDISSIPSPCYVLEEAKLIDNLRLISSVQEQSGGHIILALKGFSMYKMFPLVKQYLSGATASSLNEARLIFEEMKCKAHTYAPVYKEEEFDEILSYSSHITFNSLNQFERFKGKVGTEASMGLRINPQYAEVETDMYNPCIVGSRLGITREALGEKLPEGIEGLHFHSLCENDSFVLERTLIHVEEKFGDLLHQVKWLNMGGGHLMTRSGYNIGHVVKQIERLRKTYNIEVILEPGSAIAWETGVLVSTVQDIVDAQGVNVAILDVSFAAHMPDTLEMPYKPRILGAYQTELAGKYNYRMGGTTCLAGDFMGDYAFDEPLKIGDKVVFDDMIHYTMVKTTTFNGVALPSIGILSTDGQFKLHKSFGYETFKEKL; from the coding sequence ATGGATATTTCATCAATACCCTCGCCTTGTTACGTTTTAGAAGAAGCCAAACTTATAGATAACCTTAGATTAATTAGCTCTGTTCAGGAGCAAAGTGGAGGTCATATTATACTGGCTTTGAAGGGATTTTCTATGTACAAGATGTTTCCGCTGGTCAAACAATATTTGAGCGGAGCCACTGCAAGTAGCTTAAACGAGGCTCGTCTTATTTTTGAGGAGATGAAATGTAAAGCTCATACCTATGCCCCAGTTTATAAAGAGGAAGAGTTTGACGAAATTCTATCATACAGTTCACATATCACATTCAATTCCTTAAACCAATTTGAGCGATTTAAAGGTAAAGTAGGAACTGAGGCCTCTATGGGTTTAAGAATTAATCCACAGTATGCGGAGGTAGAAACTGATATGTACAATCCATGCATTGTAGGCAGTAGATTAGGTATTACCAGGGAAGCCTTAGGTGAAAAACTGCCAGAGGGAATAGAAGGATTACATTTCCATTCATTATGTGAAAACGATTCTTTTGTTTTAGAGCGAACACTGATTCATGTAGAAGAGAAATTTGGCGACTTACTTCACCAAGTTAAATGGCTAAATATGGGCGGAGGTCATCTTATGACTCGTTCTGGATATAATATTGGTCATGTCGTTAAGCAAATTGAAAGATTAAGAAAGACCTATAATATTGAAGTGATTTTGGAGCCGGGTTCTGCCATAGCCTGGGAAACCGGAGTCTTAGTGTCAACAGTGCAAGATATAGTGGATGCTCAAGGAGTTAATGTCGCTATTCTTGATGTTAGTTTCGCAGCTCACATGCCAGACACTTTAGAGATGCCTTATAAACCTAGAATTTTAGGGGCCTATCAAACCGAATTAGCTGGAAAATATAACTATAGAATGGGCGGAACTACCTGTTTAGCAGGTGATTTTATGGGCGATTATGCTTTTGATGAGCCACTTAAGATTGGAGATAAGGTCGTTTTTGATGATATGATTCATTATACCATGGTGAAAACTACCACATTTAATGGTGTTGCGTTGCCATCTATTGGGATTTTGTCGACTGATGGGCAATTTAAGCTGCATAAGAGCTTCGGATATGAGACTTTTAAAGAAAAACTATAA